The Nostoc flagelliforme CCNUN1 region CACTTACAGGGTTAGGGCGTGTTTTCAAACTATAACCACAACAGAATGCAGGCGATCGGAATCATGGCTGTATAATTTGTAGCAAGTTTTTCATATCGGGTAGCAATGCGGCGAAATTGTTTGAGTCTATTGATAGCACGTTCAACAACGTTGCGTTGGCGGTAGATTTCACGGCTAAAAGGTCCTCGACGTGGTTCATTAGATAGGCGTGGTATGGTCAGACAGATACCGCGACGGCGTAAGTAATTACGTATGCGACGACCTGTGTAACCCTTATCTCCAACTAATCGCAAAGGGCTTCAGAAGGCAGAAGGCAGGAGGCAGAAGGCAGAAGGGAACCCACGTTTTTAAACGTGGGATTGAAGTAAGGACGCCTTGTGTCTTCGTGGCACTTTCCGCTCGACACAAATCTTTTTATACTAGTGGGCAATAACCCACAACTAAAGTTTTTATTAATACTTCTTTCATAAAAGCCTTCTGGCCTCTGCCCTCTGCCTTTCTTTGTAACAAACATGACTGTAGCCTTTGCATTTAACAAAGGAAGTGGAAATAGATTTACACTTTTCCATTCGCCAAATTGCTCAATATTGTTAAAAAAATGCTGGAAGCAACCTTTTAATGTTTCGAGCTATCAAGTAACTGTTCAATAACAGTATTAAACACTGACTAGAGTTAGTAATCTGCCTTAAGACAGGTTATGTAAACAAATTTATTACCTACCAGGATAGGTGAAAACCAGTGATGAATAATCTAACTATCCATTTATACATATAGCAATCCTAAATGAGTTGTGAAAAATAAAAATAAGAGAACGAATCGCCTTCTATACGACAGGCTTTCGCCAACGCGCAGCCTCTCGTAGAGAAGAGAAGGACGTGAAGGAAAGAGATAAGAAAGAAATATATAATTTTCACAAATGATTTAGGACTGCTATAGCGGTTATTCTTAGTAGTATCTATAACTTGGGAATGTACTTTGACAACTTAAGAGTGCGATCGCTCTCATTCCAAAACTCGTAGTGGTAGTAGGTATTGAGCCGAGATGCGCGACGTGAAAGTTGTGCGTAGAGGCAGTAGCCTATTTTACTGAGGAGCCGTCTCCTCCTGAGGTTCCTTCCCCTCAGTCCCCACATAAAAGGGTCACAGACCCCGGTCACATCAGTAGTAAGTAATGAATCTGATGGAGTGCAGACCATGAAAGCCTGACCGTGCGAGAGTGCCACTCAATCGGAGGCAAGGGGAAGTTTGGTCATGGGTTAGCGTTAAGCGAACCGTTACAAGAACCTATCCCACTAATAATGTTTGTGCTACAAAGCTTAAGCTTATTGAGAACTGAAAACGAAAAATTAAGGTTTTCAAGCACATTTTACGAAACGAAGTAGGGATTTTTGGAATAGTGGGATAGGTTCAAGCATCGTAATTCGATGAAGAGTGAAAATAGCACCATGCTATCGAGGCACTGACAACACTCTAACCAAAATGGTAAATGAGATGGGTCAACAAAGTATCTCGGTTGTTGACAGTGAAGGACACCACGCTCATCGGTGTATTGACGGAACCCACCCAAACGTAAGTAAAACGCACGAAACAAGGGTTTCCCCCATTAGTTCTTGTGTATAGATGAAAACAACAAGTAGGTCAACCGTAAGGGAGACGGAATCACTAAGGAATGAGGATTAAATAAGATCCATAATTACTGGATCTGCGGTACGGCTGTATAATTCCATTGCGGCAAATAATCGTCAAATACAATCTCCATCATCTGCTTAAACTCCTCTGTGACTTTGCGACCGGTCTTGTATACGCCATCTAAAATCGTTGTAAACACCTGAAGCCCTGTCTTGGTCTTAGTTTTTGCGATTAACTCCTCGACTATCTCAACACTCTCAAAAATTACCCCTTGACAAGAACGAGTCACATGAGGAAACAACCGATGTTCAATGGGGTTATATTTTGAGGTGTACGGAGGATAATGAGCAATCCGAATTTCAATCCCCAACTGATTAACCAAGGCTTGTAAATCTTGTTTAAACAGGTAATGGCGAGAATTGTTGCTGCCACCCCCGTCGCACAGCAATAGGATAGAATTAGAGGTCTGATAGCGCTTTGAGCCATAGTGTTGCCACCAATAGCGCAGTGAATCACAGGCAAACTCACCCGTGTCATGACTAGTTCCAATCTGGATGTAGCCCTCGTTGAGGGACAAGTCATACAACCCATGCGGAATCATTACACCCTCAGCTAAAGTGGGCCAATCATGGTCAAACACTTCTATTTCGGCTTGGGTATACAACTTCCCTGCTCGATATAATCCCCCAATCAGTTCTTTTTTTTTTGTATCCATGCTGATCACAGGATTGCCTGCGGCTTGATAGGTTTCAATCAACTCTTCAATATTTTCAAACTGTTCATTGCGCTGGGGATGCGCTCCGGTGCTTAAACGCTTTTGAGCTTTGCGTCTGCGGTAGTTATGGCGTTCTAAGAGTTGATCCACAACCGTTACACTCACCTCTATCCCTTGGTCATGTAATAACCCGGCAATTTCAATGCGCGTCAGGTTAGTCCATTTTAGCGTTTCATCCATCGGTGAACCTGCTGTATGCTGCGCCAACACTTGTAAAAATACTGTTTCTAAACCTTCTATGCTCGAGAGTGCTGATTTGCGTCCGCCGCCCTGACGGCGAATTCCGCTCATACTCATAGCCGCTTTATCGTCTAACTCCTCCATTCCCAGCCGAAGCGTATAATAATCACAACCAAACAAGTTACTGATATAACTTATTCCTCCCCATCCCAGTTTGATGGATTCTATCGCGGCATAGCGACGACGATCCTTTTCGCTTAAGGACGAATATAGTCGTTGCATTTGCTGCTCAATCTTGGATGAATACGGAGTCATAGAATCGAAGAATTCAGTGGATAGATTCAGCCTATTATTGCATGACCGATTTTTGGATCTTATTTAATCCGGTTCATCCGTTACTTTTATGGAGAATTAATAGAAAAGTGCCAGTTTAATAAACTGCGTAATCGAAAATTGCTAAAATTACGAAAGCCATACCCAAGTCTTTTAATTAACTTGAGTTTATTATTAATTCCTTCTACAGTACCACTGGTAGTTCTGCCATCAAAATAACCGACTATTTCCCCAAACCATCTCACCATTGTCCCTAGACTTTTCGGAAAGTATGAACGTGCATCATACATCCAATCTAATAATTGTGTTATGCTATCTCCCCAAGATTTAGTGGTTTCAAATATCTGGCGGAATTGTTCTTTAAGTGCGTGCATTTTAGCCAGAGTCGGCGACACCTCTAACACGGAGTTTAATTTTGATTTTTGCTTTTCGTTTAAAGAATCTTCATTTTTAATTAAACTATATTTGCTTTTATTTAATGCCTCTAGTTGGCGAGATTTTTCGGATTTATCTTCTAACGACATTGCTGCTTTCTTCTCAGTTTTACGCATCCTATCTAATTCATCATTTACTTGTTTCATCACATGAAACCTGTCAGCAGTTATGTTAGCATTTGGCATTAAATCTTCTACTAAGCTTTTATAAGGCGACCAGAGATCAATACTCACTTCTTCTATTTGATTAAGTACTTCAAATCCCCAGCCAGCAATTACTTCACGGATATCTTCTATTC contains the following coding sequences:
- a CDS encoding transposase, which gives rise to MRLVGDKGYTGRRIRNYLRRRGICLTIPRLSNEPRRGPFSREIYRQRNVVERAINRLKQFRRIATRYEKLATNYTAMIPIACILLWL
- a CDS encoding ISAzo13 family transposase, which produces MQRLYSSLSEKDRRRYAAIESIKLGWGGISYISNLFGCDYYTLRLGMEELDDKAAMSMSGIRRQGGGRKSALSSIEGLETVFLQVLAQHTAGSPMDETLKWTNLTRIEIAGLLHDQGIEVSVTVVDQLLERHNYRRRKAQKRLSTGAHPQRNEQFENIEELIETYQAAGNPVISMDTKKKELIGGLYRAGKLYTQAEIEVFDHDWPTLAEGVMIPHGLYDLSLNEGYIQIGTSHDTGEFACDSLRYWWQHYGSKRYQTSNSILLLCDGGGSNNSRHYLFKQDLQALVNQLGIEIRIAHYPPYTSKYNPIEHRLFPHVTRSCQGVIFESVEIVEELIAKTKTKTGLQVFTTILDGVYKTGRKVTEEFKQMMEIVFDDYLPQWNYTAVPQIQ
- a CDS encoding ISL3 family transposase, which gives rise to MKFTVEQILNLPDMKVLDFQEIEGEEIIITIEKSVNYSTCPSCGQNTQSIHQNHWRMIHDLSWSKKPVLLKINRRQFKCHKCKKVFSEKLDFVDKSKGYTKRLATDIVQQVLNSNIHRVAERNGLSDEEVESMLKKQASQILNINLSQVKKLGIDEIALVKGQGNYLAVLVDLDTHKPIEIVQSRRIEDIREVIAGWGFEVLNQIEEVSIDLWSPYKSLVEDLMPNANITADRFHVMKQVNDELDRMRKTEKKAAMSLEDKSEKSRQLEALNKSKYSLIKNEDSLNEKQKSKLNSVLEVSPTLAKMHALKEQFRQIFETTKSWGDSITQLLDWMYDARSYFPKSLGTMVRWFGEIVGYFDGRTTSGTVEGINNKLKLIKRLGYGFRNFSNFRLRSLLNWHFSINSP